From the genome of Pelomonas sp. SE-A7, one region includes:
- a CDS encoding AMP-binding protein yields the protein MNLASLLERAARQHPGRPALLLGSELLYSYAELADRVARLARALREFYGLAPGDRVVLFMSNEPAYLELLYACWWAGLAVVPVNAKLHPQELAYIVEDSGARLACVSSAFRDAVRRELPELRLLVPNSTCYAEALLQQPLPMESVEAGDLAWLFYTSGTTGRPKGVIETHAMLLAMTACYFSDVDPSLGIDDAIVYAAPMSHGAGLYNFAFVARAARHVVPVSEGFEPAELAGLAESVGRLCLFAAPTMVRRLVDELERLGRGGEGFKTLVYGGGPMYVEDIQRALRVMGPRFVQIYGQGESPMTITALAREDLADVLHPDWLSRIASVGRAQLLVEVRVADEQGQALPDGAVGEVLVRGATVMPGYWNKPEASSAALRDGWLWTGDLGVLDAHGYLTLKDRSKDLIISGGSNIYPREVEEVLLAAPGVREVAVVGQSDREWGEVVVAFVVADAGVDAAALDALCLERIARFKRPKRYEFVAALPKNHYGKVLKTALREPLNPKET from the coding sequence ATGAACCTCGCCTCCCTGCTCGAGCGCGCGGCGCGCCAGCATCCCGGGCGGCCGGCCCTGCTGCTGGGCTCCGAACTTCTCTACAGCTATGCCGAGCTGGCTGACCGTGTGGCGCGCCTGGCGCGTGCCTTGCGCGAGTTCTACGGCCTCGCGCCGGGCGACCGCGTCGTGCTCTTCATGAGCAACGAGCCGGCCTACCTGGAGTTGCTCTACGCCTGCTGGTGGGCGGGCCTGGCCGTGGTGCCGGTCAATGCCAAGCTGCATCCGCAGGAGCTGGCCTACATCGTCGAGGACAGCGGCGCCCGCCTGGCCTGCGTGAGCTCTGCCTTCCGTGACGCGGTGCGCCGCGAGCTGCCGGAGTTGCGCCTGCTGGTGCCTAACAGCACCTGCTACGCGGAGGCACTGCTGCAGCAGCCCTTGCCCATGGAATCCGTGGAGGCCGGGGATCTGGCCTGGCTGTTCTACACCTCGGGCACCACCGGTAGACCGAAGGGCGTGATCGAGACGCACGCCATGCTGCTGGCGATGACCGCCTGCTACTTCTCGGACGTGGACCCCAGCCTCGGCATTGACGACGCCATCGTCTACGCGGCGCCGATGTCGCATGGCGCCGGGCTCTACAACTTTGCCTTCGTGGCCCGGGCGGCGCGCCATGTGGTGCCGGTGTCGGAAGGATTCGAGCCGGCCGAGTTGGCCGGGCTCGCGGAGTCGGTCGGTCGGCTCTGCCTGTTCGCCGCGCCGACCATGGTGCGGCGCCTGGTCGACGAGCTGGAGCGTCTGGGCCGTGGCGGTGAGGGCTTCAAGACCCTGGTCTACGGTGGCGGTCCGATGTATGTGGAAGACATCCAGCGCGCGCTGCGTGTGATGGGGCCGCGCTTCGTGCAGATCTACGGCCAGGGCGAATCGCCGATGACCATCACCGCCTTGGCTCGCGAGGACCTGGCCGACGTGCTGCATCCCGACTGGCTCTCGCGCATCGCCTCGGTGGGCCGGGCCCAGCTGCTGGTCGAGGTGCGGGTGGCCGACGAGCAGGGTCAGGCCTTGCCCGACGGCGCGGTGGGCGAGGTGCTGGTGCGCGGCGCCACCGTGATGCCGGGCTACTGGAACAAGCCCGAGGCCAGCAGCGCCGCGCTGCGCGACGGCTGGCTCTGGACCGGCGACCTGGGCGTCCTGGACGCGCATGGCTACCTGACGCTGAAGGACCGCAGCAAGGACCTGATCATCAGCGGCGGCTCCAACATCTACCCGCGCGAGGTCGAGGAGGTGCTGCTCGCCGCGCCCGGTGTGCGCGAGGTGGCCGTCGTCGGCCAGAGCGACCGCGAATGGGGCGAGGTCGTCGTGGCCTTCGTGGTGGCCGATGCGGGCGTCGACGCCGCTGCGCTGGATGCCCTGTGCCTGGAACGCATCGCCCGCTTCAAGCGACCCAAGCGCTACGAGTTCGTCGCGGCGCTGCCCAAGAACCACTACGGCAAGGTGCTCAAGACCGCCTTGCGAGAGCCACTCAACCCCAAGGAGACATGA
- a CDS encoding 3-hydroxybutyrate dehydrogenase, whose amino-acid sequence MTLKGRTALVTGSTQGIGRAIAEQLAAAGADVVLHGIEPVEQGLRIADELAAASGVRCAYVSANLADAQAAAGLVAAATAALAAPDILVNNAGIQHTCGIADFPAERWDAIIAINLSSAFHTMKAAVPGMRSRGWGRIVNIASVHGLVASVNKSAYLAAKHGLVGMSKGVALETAAEGLTVNCICPGWTDTPLIGPQIEARAAAFGGDRQAGIRELLREKQPNLTLLPPSRIGDVAVFLCSEAAAGITGVALPVDGGWTAQ is encoded by the coding sequence ATGACGTTGAAGGGAAGAACCGCCCTGGTGACCGGGTCGACGCAGGGCATAGGCCGCGCCATCGCCGAGCAGCTGGCGGCCGCCGGGGCCGACGTGGTGCTGCATGGCATCGAGCCGGTCGAGCAGGGACTGCGCATCGCCGACGAACTGGCCGCTGCGTCGGGCGTGCGCTGCGCCTACGTGTCGGCCAACCTGGCGGACGCACAGGCCGCCGCCGGCCTGGTGGCCGCCGCCACGGCGGCCCTGGCCGCGCCCGACATCCTCGTGAACAACGCCGGCATCCAGCACACCTGCGGCATCGCCGACTTCCCGGCCGAGCGCTGGGACGCGATCATCGCCATCAACCTCTCGTCGGCCTTCCACACCATGAAGGCCGCCGTGCCGGGCATGCGCTCGCGCGGTTGGGGCCGCATCGTCAACATCGCCTCGGTCCACGGCCTGGTGGCCTCGGTCAACAAGAGCGCCTATCTGGCGGCCAAGCATGGTCTGGTCGGCATGTCCAAGGGCGTGGCCCTGGAGACGGCCGCGGAGGGCCTGACCGTGAACTGCATCTGCCCGGGCTGGACCGATACGCCGCTGATCGGCCCGCAGATCGAGGCCCGTGCGGCCGCCTTCGGCGGCGACCGCCAGGCCGGCATCCGCGAGCTGCTGCGCGAGAAGCAGCCCAACCTGACCCTGCTGCCGCCCTCGCGCATCGGCGACGTGGCGGTGTTCCTCTGCAGCGAGGCGGCCGCCGGCATCACCGGCGTGGCCCTGCCCGTGGATGGAGGCTGGACAGCCCAGTGA
- a CDS encoding TonB-dependent receptor — MSIRPSSTSISLFRRSPLGLAAALALTGAAFAQQAPAAKADDKAKADVNTLETVTVTARRREETLKDVPVAVTALSAEALETKDIKNLGDLQSQVPNLSIYAARGSNTTITTYIRGVGQSDPLWGVDPGVGIYFDDVFIARPQGALLDVYDVQRIEVLRGPQGTLYGKNTIGGAIKYVSKPLQDSNGGSIGVTVGNYGQLNLKGALNLSSDDGQLRGRVALASLQRDGYGKNLADGSDVSNQDTQAGRVSLGFFPKGLPMSVQISADETRDKSNMRGFQRLIANPNDPAKTPPYESRYDINSGMANQNHTTAKGNSITATWNLNESWTAKFISAQRQSETETGIDFDGLPNKIADVRAAYSDKSRSNEVQLTYDGNNNNGVFGLYTFDGNAGGRVRNNFFNLLFGDTNGRVYTKSEAAYADWSFKISPRLGASAGVRYTQESKHAIVLNRSYSNDQFTTITATSADFDKTRKVSNTAPKIGVDYKLSDSTNLYATASRGFKSGGYNVRANTAAVPDSAKPFADEILDSLELGSKMSLDGGRFEMNTALFSNNYKNVQLSVFTSYTLANGTQGFFGDFTNAGKATVRGIEIEFAWRPDSIWTVSGNVAGVDAKYKEYMDRGVNVAANKWFSNTPSFSGALNIEAKSAAPFGGVLRTRLGMSYRSKVYPTTDLSEAIAQDGYALLNAGVVWERDKHWSFSLQGNNLTNQVYRTDGYNIASLGVLSGFYGAPRTVSASATYKF; from the coding sequence ATGAGCATTCGTCCGTCCTCGACGTCCATTTCCCTTTTCCGCCGCTCCCCGCTCGGCCTGGCCGCAGCACTGGCCCTGACCGGTGCCGCGTTTGCGCAGCAGGCGCCGGCCGCCAAGGCCGACGACAAGGCCAAGGCCGACGTCAACACGCTGGAGACGGTGACCGTCACGGCCCGCCGCCGCGAGGAGACGCTGAAGGACGTGCCGGTGGCCGTCACCGCGCTGTCGGCCGAGGCGCTGGAGACCAAGGACATCAAGAACCTGGGCGACCTGCAGAGCCAGGTGCCCAACCTGAGCATCTACGCCGCCCGCGGCAGCAACACCACGATCACCACCTACATCCGCGGCGTCGGACAGTCCGATCCGCTGTGGGGTGTGGACCCGGGCGTGGGCATCTATTTCGACGACGTGTTCATTGCCCGTCCGCAGGGCGCGCTGCTGGACGTGTATGACGTGCAGCGCATCGAAGTGCTGCGCGGCCCGCAGGGCACGCTGTACGGCAAGAACACCATCGGCGGCGCGATCAAGTACGTGTCCAAGCCGCTGCAGGACTCGAATGGCGGCTCGATCGGCGTCACCGTCGGCAACTATGGCCAGCTCAACCTCAAGGGCGCGCTCAACCTGAGCAGCGACGACGGCCAGCTGCGCGGCCGCGTGGCCCTGGCCAGCCTGCAGCGCGACGGCTACGGCAAGAACCTGGCCGATGGCAGCGACGTGTCCAACCAGGACACCCAGGCCGGCCGCGTCAGCCTGGGCTTCTTCCCCAAGGGCCTGCCCATGAGCGTGCAGATCAGCGCCGACGAGACCCGCGACAAGTCGAACATGCGCGGCTTCCAGCGCCTGATCGCCAACCCCAACGATCCGGCCAAGACGCCGCCCTACGAGAGCCGCTACGACATCAACAGCGGCATGGCCAACCAGAACCACACGACGGCCAAGGGCAACTCGATCACCGCGACCTGGAACCTGAACGAGTCCTGGACCGCCAAGTTCATCAGCGCCCAGCGCCAGTCCGAGACCGAGACCGGCATCGACTTCGACGGCCTGCCCAACAAGATCGCCGACGTGCGCGCCGCCTATTCCGACAAGTCGCGCAGCAACGAAGTGCAGCTGACCTACGACGGCAACAACAACAACGGCGTGTTCGGCCTCTACACCTTCGACGGCAATGCCGGCGGCCGGGTGCGCAACAACTTCTTCAACCTGCTGTTCGGCGACACCAACGGTCGCGTCTACACCAAGAGCGAAGCCGCCTATGCCGACTGGAGCTTCAAGATCTCGCCGCGCCTGGGCGCCAGCGCCGGCGTCCGCTACACGCAGGAAAGCAAGCACGCCATCGTGCTGAACCGCAGCTACAGCAACGACCAGTTCACCACGATCACCGCCACCAGCGCCGACTTCGACAAGACCCGCAAGGTCTCGAACACCGCGCCCAAGATCGGCGTGGACTACAAGCTGAGCGACTCCACCAACCTGTATGCCACGGCCTCGCGCGGCTTCAAGTCGGGCGGCTACAACGTGCGTGCCAACACGGCGGCCGTGCCCGATTCGGCCAAGCCCTTCGCCGACGAAATCCTCGACTCGCTGGAGCTGGGTTCCAAGATGAGCCTGGACGGCGGCCGCTTCGAGATGAACACGGCCCTGTTCAGCAACAACTACAAGAACGTGCAGCTGTCGGTGTTCACCTCCTACACGCTCGCCAACGGCACGCAGGGCTTCTTCGGTGACTTCACCAACGCCGGCAAGGCCACGGTGCGCGGCATCGAGATCGAGTTCGCCTGGCGTCCCGATTCGATCTGGACCGTCAGCGGCAACGTGGCCGGCGTCGATGCCAAGTACAAGGAGTACATGGACCGCGGTGTCAACGTGGCCGCCAACAAGTGGTTCAGCAACACGCCCAGCTTCAGTGGCGCGCTCAACATCGAGGCCAAGTCGGCCGCACCCTTCGGCGGCGTGCTCCGCACCCGTCTGGGCATGAGCTACCGCAGCAAGGTCTACCCGACCACCGACCTGAGCGAAGCCATCGCCCAGGACGGCTACGCGCTGTTGAACGCCGGCGTGGTGTGGGAGCGCGACAAGCACTGGAGCTTCTCGCTGCAGGGCAACAACCTGACCAACCAGGTCTACCGCACCGATGGCTACAACATCGCCTCGCTGGGTGTGCTGAGCGGCTTCTACGGCGCACCGCGTACCGTCTCGGCCAGCGCCACCTACAAGTTCTGA
- a CDS encoding M20/M25/M40 family metallo-hydrolase, with product MKSLHLTLSAGLTALLVSQALHAQTLDRQQLEKAVAARHDLTVKALQDWIALPTIAAEGKNIAEGAQYMRRLALDAGFQQARIVPSGGVSGVFATLDAGAPVTLGLYFMYDVKQYDPAEWSSPPLEGRLVERPGEGTAMMGRGAINQKGPEMAFLAALHAFKASGRKLPVNLVLVAEGEEEIASPNFPTIVADPEVAAALKKTVGVFIPTSSQDARGHGAISLGAKGAVEFQLIVGSETSDKYPKSDIHSSNHARIESPAWRLVKALDTLVAADGHTPAIDGWFENVQPLSARQKELIAQRVAATNEAEVKKALGVGRWIGDEDYLASSYRFLSQPTVNIQGLVSGYAGVGGKTVLPGRAEAKLEFRLVPNMSKDEAVTKLKAHLAKRGFDDVKVVVSGGYGPNQTNENSAFIQAQKRVFDRAGIKYTLSPRNAGSWPGVVFNGAPLNLPTGQFGIGRGNGAHAPDEWFLIKSTHPKVAGLDEATMLYVDYLYEIAKLGQ from the coding sequence ATGAAGAGTCTGCACCTTACGCTGTCGGCCGGGCTGACCGCGCTGCTTGTTTCGCAAGCACTGCATGCCCAGACCTTGGACCGCCAGCAACTCGAAAAGGCGGTGGCCGCGAGGCACGACCTCACAGTCAAGGCACTGCAGGACTGGATCGCGCTGCCGACCATTGCCGCCGAGGGCAAGAACATTGCCGAGGGTGCGCAATACATGCGCCGACTGGCGCTCGATGCCGGGTTCCAGCAGGCGAGGATCGTCCCCTCAGGCGGCGTCTCGGGCGTGTTCGCGACGCTCGATGCCGGTGCCCCGGTGACGCTGGGCCTTTATTTCATGTACGACGTCAAGCAGTACGACCCCGCCGAATGGAGCTCGCCGCCGCTTGAGGGCCGGCTCGTCGAAAGGCCGGGGGAAGGCACGGCCATGATGGGGCGTGGCGCCATCAACCAGAAGGGGCCGGAAATGGCCTTCCTGGCCGCGCTGCATGCGTTCAAGGCGAGCGGACGCAAGCTGCCGGTCAACCTGGTGCTGGTGGCGGAAGGCGAAGAGGAAATCGCTTCGCCGAACTTCCCGACGATCGTCGCCGACCCGGAGGTGGCCGCCGCGCTCAAGAAGACGGTCGGCGTGTTCATTCCGACGTCCAGCCAGGACGCGCGGGGCCATGGCGCCATCTCGCTGGGCGCCAAGGGCGCGGTCGAGTTCCAGTTGATCGTTGGCAGCGAGACGAGCGACAAATATCCGAAGTCCGACATCCACTCCAGCAATCATGCGCGGATCGAGAGCCCGGCCTGGCGCCTGGTGAAGGCACTCGACACGCTGGTCGCGGCCGACGGCCACACGCCGGCGATCGACGGCTGGTTCGAGAACGTCCAGCCGCTCAGCGCGCGGCAGAAAGAGCTGATCGCGCAGCGCGTCGCCGCGACCAACGAAGCGGAGGTGAAGAAGGCCCTGGGCGTGGGCCGATGGATAGGCGACGAGGACTACCTGGCAAGCTCGTATCGCTTCCTTTCTCAACCGACCGTCAACATCCAGGGGCTGGTGAGCGGCTATGCCGGGGTGGGCGGCAAGACCGTCCTGCCCGGCCGTGCCGAGGCCAAGCTCGAGTTCCGCCTGGTGCCGAACATGAGCAAGGACGAGGCGGTCACCAAGCTCAAGGCCCATCTGGCCAAGCGCGGCTTCGACGATGTGAAGGTGGTGGTGAGCGGCGGCTACGGCCCCAACCAGACCAATGAGAACAGTGCCTTCATCCAGGCACAGAAGCGCGTCTTCGACCGGGCCGGGATCAAGTACACGCTGAGCCCCCGCAATGCCGGGAGCTGGCCCGGCGTCGTGTTCAACGGCGCACCACTCAACCTGCCGACCGGCCAGTTCGGAATCGGCCGCGGCAACGGGGCGCATGCCCCTGATGAGTGGTTCCTCATCAAGTCGACCCATCCCAAGGTCGCCGGCCTCGACGAGGCGACCATGCTCTACGTCGACTATCTCTACGAGATTGCCAAGCTGGGCCAGTGA
- a CDS encoding sensor histidine kinase, which yields MRRPGGAGPEGDLRGRWRSADPLHPASGLASRAGQPDRQCAALRYAGSAEVGLQREPRGLGFIITIEDRGPGIPVDKLESVFEPFYRVEASRNRHTGGMGLGLYIARDLTQRMGGTLVLRPREGGGLRAELRLS from the coding sequence GTGCGACGACCTGGCGGAGCAGGGCCTGAAGGTGACTTGCGCGGCCGGTGGCGAAGCGCTGATCCGCTCCATCCGGCCTCAGGCCTTGCGTCGCGTGCTGGGCAACCTGATAGGCAATGCGCTGCGCTGCGCTATGCGGGCAGTGCCGAGGTGGGCTTGCAGCGCGAGCCGCGTGGCCTCGGCTTCATCATCACCATCGAAGACCGCGGGCCGGGCATTCCGGTCGACAAGCTGGAGTCGGTGTTCGAGCCCTTCTACCGCGTGGAGGCTTCACGCAACCGGCATACCGGCGGCATGGGCCTGGGGCTCTACATCGCCAGGGACCTGACGCAGCGCATGGGCGGCACGCTGGTGCTGCGGCCTCGCGAGGGCGGGGGACTGAGGGCGGAGCTGCGACTGTCCTGA
- a CDS encoding PEP-CTERM sorting domain-containing protein, which produces MTAKVVFDLNSQISGTTWKQPANFTDLVSAVTVNDLDLVTISISFLPGQALRWNGQGSIEAWLGVDTVSSFGTSQGSLTFTGLQSGPAWSAAIADSSSCCAHLGITQRLFGDGVTREFTGLDIGFKADFYDNKSHTFSQIGWTALFQGNGLEVRQVAVVDQSVPEPGMLALVGLGLAGLAVARRRQS; this is translated from the coding sequence GTGACCGCCAAGGTGGTCTTCGATCTGAACAGCCAGATCAGCGGCACCACCTGGAAACAACCCGCGAACTTCACCGACCTGGTGTCGGCCGTGACCGTCAACGACCTGGATCTGGTGACGATCTCGATCTCCTTCCTGCCCGGCCAAGCGCTGCGCTGGAACGGCCAGGGCAGCATCGAGGCATGGCTGGGCGTGGACACCGTCTCGTCGTTCGGCACCTCGCAAGGTTCGCTGACCTTCACCGGCCTGCAGAGCGGTCCGGCCTGGTCGGCCGCCATCGCAGACAGCAGCAGCTGCTGCGCGCATCTCGGCATCACCCAGCGACTTTTCGGCGACGGTGTCACGCGCGAGTTCACCGGTCTCGACATCGGCTTCAAGGCAGATTTCTACGACAACAAGAGCCACACGTTCTCCCAGATCGGCTGGACGGCGCTCTTCCAGGGCAACGGCTTGGAAGTTCGTCAGGTGGCAGTCGTTGACCAGTCGGTGCCGGAACCGGGCATGCTGGCGCTGGTCGGCCTTGGCCTGGCTGGGCTGGCCGTCGCGCGACGTCGCCAGTCCTGA
- a CDS encoding SOS response-associated peptidase family protein, which translates to MCSNYKPVTLQDRLLANFGVVRPDEVDPPEMVSPGVGAPFLMRPDHKADLKERACFLGRYGLLPEWAQDLAFGRHTYNCRTETMRTKPAFRKAWAYGHRCIVPVEWLYEFSYETGEPVRWLIRHRTGEPLGVAGLWGLWFDPQGTEVLSFTMLTVNADGHGIFGKLHPPADEKRMPVILFRSDYDDWLFGTNELAERLIRPYPAELLESQPDPLAWKPLAEPKSWQNEPDLFEDAWRDAATDPAARAIKARRSRARPKDPPLPDEPGPVTGDLF; encoded by the coding sequence ATGTGTTCCAACTACAAGCCCGTGACCCTGCAGGATCGCCTGCTGGCCAACTTCGGCGTGGTGCGTCCGGACGAGGTCGATCCGCCCGAGATGGTGTCGCCCGGCGTCGGCGCCCCTTTCCTGATGCGGCCCGACCACAAGGCCGACCTCAAGGAGCGGGCCTGCTTTCTGGGCCGCTACGGTCTCTTGCCCGAATGGGCACAGGACCTGGCCTTCGGCCGGCACACCTACAACTGCCGCACCGAGACCATGCGGACCAAGCCGGCGTTTCGCAAGGCCTGGGCCTACGGACACCGCTGCATCGTGCCGGTCGAATGGCTGTACGAGTTCAGCTACGAGACCGGCGAGCCGGTGCGCTGGCTGATCCGGCATCGCACCGGTGAACCTCTGGGCGTGGCTGGCCTGTGGGGACTGTGGTTCGACCCGCAGGGCACCGAGGTGCTGTCATTCACCATGTTGACCGTGAATGCCGACGGCCACGGCATCTTCGGCAAGCTGCATCCTCCCGCCGACGAGAAACGCATGCCGGTGATCCTGTTCCGGTCCGATTACGACGACTGGCTGTTCGGCACGAACGAGCTGGCGGAGCGCCTGATCCGGCCCTATCCGGCCGAGCTGCTGGAATCGCAGCCCGATCCCCTGGCCTGGAAGCCGCTGGCCGAGCCCAAGTCCTGGCAGAACGAGCCGGACCTGTTCGAGGACGCCTGGCGCGATGCCGCCACCGACCCGGCGGCCCGCGCGATCAAGGCCCGCAGGAGCCGGGCCAGGCCCAAGGACCCACCGCTGCCGGACGAGCCTGGGCCGGTGACCGGCGACCTGTTCTAG
- a CDS encoding acetyl-CoA acetyltransferase gives MSVCIVGWSHSPFGRLDALDLEALIATVAQGALTDAGLAGARVDGVWLGQLNGGFVPEIFASSLVMQADPGLRWAPATRVENACASGAAALYAAADAIEAGRARIALVVGAEKMTAVSGVETTRILGNASYVREEAAAGLTFPGIFAQMAQAYFERHGDHAATLARIAAKNHANGVRNPFAQMRKDLGFEFCNTVSEKNPLIAAPLRKTDCSLVSDGAAALVLCHESLAADFRRAVRLRSRAQVNDYLPMSRRDAVSFEGPRRAWAQALAAAGCSVNDLSFAEVHDCFTIAELLSYEAMGLAPAGQGARLLDEGTVLRAGRLPVNVSGGLKAKGHPIGATGVSMHVLSAMQLCGEAGEMQLPGDPTLAGVFNMGGSAVASYVSVLERAR, from the coding sequence ATGTCAGTTTGCATCGTCGGCTGGTCGCACAGCCCGTTCGGCCGTCTCGACGCGCTCGACCTCGAAGCCCTGATCGCCACGGTGGCCCAGGGCGCATTGACCGATGCCGGCCTGGCCGGGGCCCGGGTCGACGGGGTCTGGCTGGGTCAGCTCAATGGCGGTTTCGTGCCCGAGATCTTTGCCTCGTCGCTGGTGATGCAGGCCGATCCGGGCCTGCGCTGGGCGCCGGCCACGCGGGTCGAGAATGCCTGTGCGTCCGGTGCCGCGGCGCTCTACGCGGCGGCCGATGCCATCGAGGCCGGCCGGGCGCGCATCGCCCTGGTGGTGGGCGCCGAGAAGATGACCGCCGTCAGCGGCGTCGAGACCACGCGCATCCTCGGCAATGCCTCGTACGTGCGTGAGGAGGCGGCCGCCGGGCTGACGTTCCCGGGCATCTTCGCGCAGATGGCGCAGGCCTATTTCGAGCGCCATGGCGACCACGCCGCCACGCTGGCGCGCATCGCCGCCAAGAACCATGCCAACGGCGTGCGCAATCCGTTTGCCCAGATGCGCAAGGACCTGGGCTTCGAGTTCTGCAACACGGTGTCCGAGAAGAATCCGCTGATCGCTGCACCCCTGCGCAAGACCGACTGCTCGCTGGTCTCCGACGGCGCCGCCGCCCTGGTGCTGTGCCACGAATCGCTGGCCGCCGACTTCCGCCGGGCCGTGCGCTTGCGCAGCCGCGCCCAGGTCAACGACTACCTGCCGATGTCGCGCCGCGACGCGGTGAGCTTCGAGGGGCCGCGCCGTGCCTGGGCCCAGGCCCTGGCCGCCGCTGGCTGCAGCGTGAATGACCTGAGCTTCGCCGAGGTGCACGACTGTTTCACCATCGCCGAGCTGCTGAGCTACGAGGCCATGGGCCTGGCGCCGGCCGGGCAGGGCGCGCGGCTGCTGGACGAGGGCACCGTGTTGCGCGCGGGCCGGCTGCCGGTCAACGTGAGCGGCGGACTCAAGGCCAAGGGGCATCCGATCGGCGCCACTGGCGTGTCCATGCATGTGCTCTCGGCGATGCAGCTGTGCGGCGAGGCGGGCGAGATGCAGTTGCCCGGCGACCCGACACTGGCCGGGGTGTTCAACATGGGTGGCTCGGCCGTGGCGAGCTACGTCAGCGTGCTGGAGCGGGCCCGCTGA
- a CDS encoding LuxR C-terminal-related transcriptional regulator, whose amino-acid sequence MPPRPEPARRSADAAADVDATADVQAGADVDVGTLALAFDHAPVGLCVSLDRRIRRCNRAFGDMFGYTSEALAGQSLALLYPSPDEFEQIGAQGLAVMQQTGRYSDERIMKHRSGRLFWVHASGQSLQRDTPFACAVWMFEDISSRRAVTTDLTVREREIVRQLAAGASSKQIARVLGISPRTVEGHRARIIRKVGASSASEMVARLVGLV is encoded by the coding sequence ATGCCGCCCCGCCCGGAACCCGCCCGCCGATCTGCCGATGCCGCTGCCGACGTCGATGCCACTGCCGACGTCCAGGCCGGGGCCGACGTCGACGTGGGCACGCTCGCCCTCGCCTTCGACCATGCGCCGGTGGGCCTGTGCGTGTCGCTGGACCGGCGCATCCGCCGCTGCAACCGGGCCTTCGGCGACATGTTCGGCTACACCAGCGAAGCGCTGGCCGGACAGTCGCTGGCCCTGCTCTACCCCTCGCCCGACGAGTTCGAGCAGATCGGTGCCCAGGGCCTGGCCGTGATGCAGCAGACCGGCCGTTACAGCGACGAGCGCATCATGAAGCACCGCAGCGGCCGGCTGTTCTGGGTCCATGCCTCGGGCCAGTCGCTGCAGCGCGACACGCCGTTCGCCTGCGCCGTGTGGATGTTCGAGGACATCTCCAGCCGGCGCGCCGTCACCACCGACCTCACCGTGCGCGAACGCGAGATCGTCCGCCAGCTCGCCGCCGGCGCCAGCAGCAAGCAGATCGCCCGCGTGCTGGGCATCAGCCCGCGCACCGTCGAAGGCCATCGCGCGCGCATCATCCGCAAGGTGGGCGCCAGCTCGGCGAGCGAGATGGTGGCGAGGCTGGTGGGCCTGGTGTGA
- a CDS encoding PEP-CTERM sorting domain-containing protein has translation MLNGKGLRVTTWRSSMNIKALRAAIAALALAGLTAGASAGAIRSGTVIASSASACCGLVASLLVDQSGLSSNYVNGVTDFDTYLASSPTALGSSTWPLFPAGYFAFAGAVVDIDLGASYTLARLAMWNDHDYQGVDAFHLLISDTADFAVSSSLGAFNAMYGNNDNNLLSYDIGTPHQVFDLTDATGRYVRVVFDSAHQDTYINLNEIAFDTGSGENHVPEPASLALVGLGLAGLVARRRR, from the coding sequence TTGCTCAACGGCAAGGGATTGCGTGTAACGACCTGGAGATCGTCCATGAACATCAAAGCCCTTCGCGCCGCAATCGCGGCGCTTGCATTGGCTGGCCTGACGGCTGGAGCGTCGGCTGGCGCCATTCGATCTGGAACCGTGATCGCGTCGTCGGCGTCGGCCTGCTGCGGTCTGGTCGCCAGCCTGCTGGTGGACCAGTCCGGCCTGTCCAGCAACTACGTCAACGGCGTGACCGACTTCGACACCTACCTGGCTTCGTCGCCGACCGCACTGGGCTCGTCGACGTGGCCGCTGTTCCCGGCAGGCTACTTTGCCTTTGCCGGTGCCGTCGTCGACATCGACTTGGGTGCTTCCTACACCCTCGCACGGCTGGCGATGTGGAACGACCACGACTACCAGGGCGTCGATGCCTTCCACCTGCTGATCTCCGACACCGCCGATTTCGCCGTCAGCAGCTCGCTGGGTGCGTTCAACGCCATGTACGGCAACAACGACAACAACTTGCTGTCCTACGACATCGGCACGCCGCATCAGGTGTTCGACCTGACGGATGCAACCGGCCGCTATGTGCGCGTCGTCTTCGATTCTGCGCACCAAGACACCTACATCAACCTCAATGAGATCGCGTTCGACACCGGCAGCGGCGAGAACCATGTGCCGGAGCCGGCCAGCCTGGCGCTGGTCGGCCTGGGCCTGGCAGGCCTGGTGGCACGCCGCCGTCGCTGA